In 'Nostoc azollae' 0708, the following are encoded in one genomic region:
- a CDS encoding DNA cytosine methyltransferase: protein MNDTISIFSFFSGSGFLDLGFETTGYNIVYVNEIFPPFMSAYRYSREILQLPSPEYGYHQAEAADVSKLIAGTQAQQLNELVKSSRKSNNIVGFIGGPPCPDFSIGGKNKGHLGDNGKLSASYIELIYQNLPDFFLFENVKGLWRTTKHRLFFEELKIKLQEAGYILTERLINSIEYGVPQDRDRIISIGFNSHFLEEMGIEDDFTFPWEKYILYPQSKVFAYPWNTSQPFKENSIIPCPNNIPEQLTVEYWFRNNDVLNHPNAKHYFQPRAGITKFATINEGDDSKKSFKRLHRWRYSPTACYGNNEVHLHPYKVRRISVAEALAIQSLPADFSLPENMSLTNMFKTVGNGVPYLAAKALAETILDFLGTEVTKKKIP from the coding sequence ATGAATGACACTATTTCCATCTTCTCCTTTTTCTCCGGTTCAGGATTCCTCGATTTAGGGTTTGAAACCACTGGCTATAACATCGTTTACGTCAACGAAATCTTCCCCCCATTCATGTCCGCATATCGCTATTCACGGGAAATTCTCCAACTCCCATCTCCTGAATATGGATATCACCAAGCAGAAGCCGCAGACGTAAGCAAATTAATAGCAGGAACACAAGCACAACAGCTAAATGAATTAGTTAAAAGTTCCCGTAAATCAAACAATATAGTTGGTTTTATTGGTGGTCCACCTTGTCCTGATTTTTCTATTGGTGGAAAAAACAAAGGACATTTAGGTGATAATGGTAAACTTTCAGCCTCTTATATTGAATTGATTTATCAAAACTTACCCGATTTCTTTTTATTTGAAAATGTGAAAGGGTTGTGGAGAACTACAAAACACCGTTTATTTTTTGAAGAATTAAAAATTAAATTACAAGAAGCTGGTTATATTTTGACAGAACGGTTAATTAATTCTATTGAATATGGTGTCCCGCAAGATAGAGACAGAATTATTTCAATTGGCTTCAATTCCCATTTCCTCGAGGAAATGGGAATTGAAGATGATTTTACCTTTCCTTGGGAAAAATATATTTTATATCCTCAATCCAAAGTCTTTGCTTATCCTTGGAATACAAGCCAACCATTTAAAGAGAATTCTATAATTCCTTGTCCTAATAACATTCCTGAACAACTAACGGTTGAATATTGGTTTAGAAACAATGATGTGCTGAACCATCCCAACGCTAAACATTATTTTCAACCCAGAGCAGGTATCACTAAATTTGCTACTATTAATGAGGGAGATGATTCAAAAAAATCATTTAAACGTCTGCACCGATGGCGTTATTCTCCTACCGCTTGTTATGGGAATAATGAAGTACATTTACATCCTTACAAAGTGCGACGTATTTCTGTAGCTGAAGCTTTAGCTATTCAATCTTTACCCGCTGATTTTTCACTTCCAGAAAATATGTCTCTTACGAATATGTTTAAAACTGTTGGTAATGGTGTGCCATACTTAGCAGCAAAAGCATTAGCTGAGACTATTCTGGATTTTTTAGGAACTGAAGTTACGAAAAAGAAGATCCCCTAA
- the deoC gene encoding deoxyribose-phosphate aldolase encodes MAADYPNIDIAPFIDHSVLSPITTPEQVEQWCEEAHRFNFAAVCVHPCYVKQAVELLRNKNPHVCTVIGFPTGGTTSAVKLYEAQEAVENGATELDLVMNLGWLKAGKTEEVHQEIATICEEAGKPVKVILETNLLTDAEKKLAAELAMDAGAALLKTSTGWNGGATVADVRLLKQIVRERVGIKASGGIRTHNEALDLIMAGATRLGTSRGIDLLRQRDHP; translated from the coding sequence ATGGCAGCAGACTATCCTAACATTGATATTGCGCCATTTATCGACCACTCTGTGCTCTCACCAATTACTACTCCAGAGCAGGTTGAACAATGGTGTGAGGAAGCCCACAGATTTAACTTTGCAGCGGTTTGCGTTCATCCTTGTTATGTCAAGCAAGCTGTGGAACTGCTTCGCAACAAAAATCCGCACGTCTGTACTGTTATTGGTTTTCCCACGGGTGGGACGACTTCGGCAGTTAAGTTGTATGAAGCTCAAGAAGCGGTGGAAAACGGTGCAACCGAGTTGGATCTGGTGATGAATTTGGGCTGGTTGAAGGCTGGCAAAACTGAAGAAGTTCACCAGGAAATTGCTACAATTTGTGAAGAGGCTGGAAAACCTGTAAAGGTCATTTTAGAAACCAACCTGCTCACGGATGCAGAAAAAAAACTGGCAGCCGAACTAGCTATGGATGCAGGTGCAGCACTCTTAAAAACCAGTACAGGTTGGAATGGTGGTGCGACTGTAGCAGATGTGCGCTTATTAAAGCAAATAGTACGGGAAAGGGTGGGAATCAAAGCATCAGGAGGGATTCGTACCCACAATGAAGCCTTAGATTTAATCATGGCTGGTGCTACTAGGTTAGGTACATCTCGCGGTATAGATTTACTCCGTCAGCGCGATCACCCGTAA
- the recO gene encoding DNA repair protein RecO yields the protein MSRTYQATGINLKTQALGESDKIVTILTKEFGLIRAIATGARKHNSSLGGRSGIFVVNQLLISQGRSSQPATPTLDKITQAETIKTYPSLTKDLGKLTASQYLAEIVLCQALSEQPQTELYELLNEHLQRLEALPKTQGLDVVAHLAHGVFHLLALAGLTPQVQFCCLTQRPLTPDLTNPNWQVGFSISAGGTICLQAWEQLRQEREKQRKEENSPVSNPPYETLVHHQDIPKISSRLGAKELNMLQHLSQPEIMQIDAASDFGWLSVEHILRQYTQYHLGRPIRSATLIDSYFAANHDAIV from the coding sequence ATGAGTAGAACTTATCAAGCAACTGGCATTAATCTCAAAACCCAGGCGTTGGGAGAGTCAGATAAAATAGTGACAATTTTAACTAAGGAATTCGGTTTAATTCGGGCGATCGCAACTGGGGCGCGTAAACACAACTCCAGCTTGGGCGGTAGAAGCGGAATATTCGTAGTTAATCAATTACTAATTTCCCAAGGGCGATCGTCACAACCAGCTACACCAACCCTAGATAAAATTACCCAAGCGGAAACTATAAAAACTTATCCAAGTCTAACTAAAGACCTGGGAAAACTAACAGCTAGTCAATATTTAGCCGAAATAGTTTTATGTCAAGCATTAAGCGAACAACCCCAAACAGAACTTTATGAATTACTTAATGAACATCTCCAGCGTCTAGAAGCCTTACCCAAAACTCAGGGACTAGATGTAGTAGCACATTTAGCCCATGGAGTTTTTCACCTCTTAGCGTTAGCAGGACTAACACCTCAAGTCCAATTTTGTTGCTTAACTCAGCGTCCCCTCACACCAGACTTAACAAATCCCAACTGGCAAGTAGGATTTAGCATCTCTGCTGGAGGGACGATTTGCTTACAAGCTTGGGAACAGTTAAGACAAGAAAGGGAAAAACAAAGAAAGGAAGAAAATTCCCCAGTCTCCAATCCTCCCTATGAAACCCTTGTCCATCACCAAGACATACCCAAAATTTCCAGTCGCCTGGGTGCAAAAGAACTAAATATGCTCCAACATTTGTCCCAACCAGAGATAATGCAAATAGATGCAGCCTCAGATTTTGGCTGGTTATCTGTTGAGCATATTTTGCGCCAGTACACTCAGTACCACCTTGGCCGTCCTATTCGCTCTGCTACCTTGATTGATTCTTATTTTGCCGCTAACCATGATGCAATCGTCTGA
- a CDS encoding MFS transporter — translation MQSSDLDRKVPPLSPSQAQNKIRVSESTRLNHLNSVPQSQPGQINKQEMSVKEVANDQKGTTEVNLTDIPKPSALHSDIALTITEQNGKVNRTQQTLPEAISTETSQLNGSGSGGETASRDVEKQGFFPVLKNPNFLALWGGQIFCQLADKVYLVLMIALINSEFQQGGQSISGWVSALMMIFTIPAVLFGSVAGVFVDRWSKKVVLVASNIWRGILVLAIPFLLWLTYDWQPVGVLPVGFLMILAVTFLVSTLTQFFAPAEQAAIPLVVEEQHLLSANSLYTTTMMASVIVGFALGEPVLVLADGIWSQFGGSGGLGKEILVGGSYAIAGIILLLLRTNEKPNPPETEFPHVFSDLRDGLRYLQENQRVRNALLQLIILFSVFAALTVLAVRMAEIIPNLKASQFGFLLASGGVGIAGGATILGQFGQRFSYRQLSLWGCLGMAASLFGLSIFTTQLGAVLLLLALVGVFGALVGIPMQTAIQTETPPEMRGKVFGLQNNVINIALTLPLALAGVAETFLGLQSVFLALAIIVFLGGILTWYNSRG, via the coding sequence ATGCAATCGTCTGATTTGGATAGAAAAGTCCCGCCTCTATCACCTAGCCAAGCTCAAAACAAGATTAGGGTATCAGAATCTACAAGACTTAATCATTTAAATTCTGTTCCCCAGTCTCAGCCTGGCCAAATTAATAAGCAAGAAATGTCTGTCAAAGAAGTTGCTAATGATCAAAAAGGGACAACAGAAGTTAATTTAACTGATATCCCTAAACCATCGGCACTGCATTCTGACATCGCCCTGACAATTACTGAACAAAATGGCAAAGTTAATAGAACACAACAGACTTTGCCAGAAGCGATTTCAACAGAAACATCACAATTAAATGGCTCTGGTTCGGGTGGAGAAACGGCATCACGAGATGTAGAAAAACAAGGATTTTTTCCTGTCCTGAAAAACCCGAATTTTCTAGCTCTTTGGGGTGGTCAAATTTTCTGTCAACTGGCGGATAAAGTATATCTGGTGCTGATGATTGCTCTGATTAATAGCGAGTTTCAACAGGGTGGTCAAAGCATTAGTGGTTGGGTATCGGCGTTAATGATGATTTTTACCATTCCCGCAGTGCTGTTTGGTTCAGTCGCTGGTGTGTTTGTAGATCGCTGGTCAAAAAAAGTTGTGCTGGTGGCATCGAATATTTGGCGCGGTATTCTAGTTTTAGCCATTCCTTTTTTACTTTGGTTAACCTATGATTGGCAACCTGTAGGAGTTTTGCCGGTGGGTTTTCTGATGATTTTGGCAGTAACTTTTTTGGTTTCTACGTTGACACAGTTTTTTGCACCAGCAGAACAGGCTGCTATTCCTTTGGTGGTGGAAGAACAGCATTTACTTTCTGCTAATTCCCTGTACACAACTACGATGATGGCATCGGTAATTGTCGGTTTTGCTCTGGGGGAACCAGTTTTGGTATTAGCAGATGGAATTTGGTCACAATTCGGTGGTAGTGGAGGACTGGGTAAAGAAATTTTGGTTGGTGGTAGTTATGCGATCGCCGGAATTATTTTATTACTGCTCAGAACTAACGAAAAACCCAACCCCCCAGAAACAGAATTCCCTCATGTTTTCTCTGATCTGCGCGATGGTTTGCGTTATCTCCAAGAAAATCAGCGTGTCCGCAATGCTTTATTACAACTAATTATTTTATTTTCTGTCTTTGCAGCCTTAACCGTACTCGCGGTTCGCATGGCAGAAATTATCCCCAATCTCAAAGCTTCCCAATTCGGCTTTTTACTCGCATCTGGTGGTGTTGGTATCGCCGGTGGTGCAACCATTCTCGGTCAATTTGGACAACGCTTTTCCTATAGGCAACTTAGTCTGTGGGGTTGTCTCGGCATGGCAGCATCTTTATTCGGTCTTTCCATCTTCACAACCCAGCTAGGTGCAGTGCTGCTATTACTAGCTTTAGTTGGTGTATTTGGTGCTTTGGTGGGTATCCCAATGCAAACGGCTATTCAAACCGAAACACCCCCAGAAATGCGCGGCAAAGTGTTTGGCCTGCAAAATAATGTGATTAATATTGCCCTCACCCTACCCCTAGCATTAGCAGGTGTAGCCGAAACCTTTCTTGGCTTACAGTCAGTCTTTTTGGCATTAGCTATCATCGTTTTCTTGGGAGGTATCTTAACCTGGTACAATTCCCGTGGTTAG
- a CDS encoding glycosyltransferase family 4 protein → MRIAWIGKKSPFCGNVTYSREITNALLDRGHQVSFLHFAQEESQADNWPNFQEVSLPFIYKSQVYTIPTFKATKVLTQSLREIKPDIVHASLTLSTLDFVLPEICEELNVPLIATFHTPFAGKGAKLISGTQLLAYQLYAPFLDHYDRVIVFSQIQRELLARMGVREEKIAVIPNGVDTAKYSPGSSQIKAEFGAERLFVYQGRIAPEKNVESMLRAWKQSDMATDSKLLMVGDGPLKSSLETFYGAEYGIHWLGFIADENRRIEILRGADVFILPSLVEGLSLSLLEGMSCGVACLATDVGADGEVLEKGAGVVISTSSVRSQLRTLLPLFQDHPELTTLLGQKARKRVLERYTLNDNITQLEELYNRVLAQRPLTLSWGV, encoded by the coding sequence ATGCGTATAGCCTGGATTGGAAAAAAATCGCCATTTTGCGGCAATGTCACCTACAGTCGAGAAATTACTAATGCGTTGCTAGACCGGGGACATCAAGTTAGCTTTCTTCACTTTGCTCAAGAAGAATCCCAAGCAGATAACTGGCCTAATTTTCAGGAAGTTTCTTTACCCTTCATTTACAAATCTCAGGTTTACACTATTCCCACTTTTAAAGCGACTAAGGTTTTAACTCAGTCACTAAGGGAAATCAAGCCAGATATTGTTCATGCTTCCTTGACTCTATCGACTCTGGATTTTGTTTTACCAGAAATTTGTGAAGAATTAAATGTCCCTCTCATTGCCACTTTCCACACTCCATTTGCTGGTAAAGGGGCAAAATTAATTTCTGGTACCCAGCTTTTAGCTTATCAACTATACGCACCTTTTTTAGATCACTATGATCGGGTCATCGTTTTTTCCCAAATTCAAAGGGAATTATTGGCACGCATGGGAGTTAGGGAAGAAAAAATTGCTGTTATTCCTAACGGTGTTGATACTGCTAAGTATTCTCCTGGTAGTTCTCAAATAAAAGCCGAATTTGGTGCAGAGCGCTTATTTGTCTATCAAGGTCGCATAGCCCCAGAGAAAAACGTTGAATCCATGCTACGCGCTTGGAAGCAGTCAGATATGGCGACTGATAGTAAATTGTTAATGGTTGGTGATGGCCCGTTAAAATCTTCCTTAGAAACTTTTTATGGTGCAGAATACGGTATCCACTGGTTAGGATTTATAGCAGATGAAAACCGCCGCATAGAAATATTACGCGGTGCAGATGTATTTATTTTACCTTCTTTGGTTGAAGGTCTATCTTTATCTCTTTTAGAAGGAATGTCCTGTGGTGTAGCTTGTTTAGCCACTGATGTGGGTGCAGATGGGGAAGTATTGGAAAAAGGTGCAGGTGTAGTGATTAGTACCAGTTCTGTGCGATCACAACTCAGAACACTTTTACCACTATTCCAAGATCATCCAGAGTTAACAACCCTGTTGGGGCAGAAAGCCAGAAAGCGAGTATTAGAACGTTATACCCTGAATGATAATATCACGCAATTAGAAGAACTTTATAACCGAGTTCTTGCACAGCGACCTTTAACACTAAGTTGGGGTGTTTAA
- a CDS encoding orange carotenoid protein N-terminal domain-containing protein, producing MALTIQSAQTIFSNTQVPSPIPATIALFAQLNVDDQLAYLWYAYTEMGKTITPAAPGAARLQLAEGLLTQIKQMSREEQTKVMRDLASRADTPISRSYGFFSVNTKLAFWYELGELMKQGIITPIPVGYQMSPGVKVVLEATQKLDQGQQITVLRNTVVDMGFDTSELGPSSYPKADKADTEPAFQRTTPVISSVKIDGITEPAVLGYIEAMNADNFDAAIALFTNEGALQPPFQKPIVGQKAIAKYMREEAQGLNMMPQKGICEVQPDGSKQLKITGVVQTPWFGVTVGMNISWRFLINPEGKIFFLAIDMLASPQELMNLRQV from the coding sequence GTGGCTTTAACTATCCAGTCTGCTCAAACTATTTTTTCCAATACTCAAGTTCCTAGCCCCATTCCTGCTACCATAGCTTTGTTCGCTCAACTTAACGTTGATGATCAATTAGCATATCTTTGGTATGCTTATACTGAGATGGGTAAAACTATTACTCCAGCAGCACCCGGAGCAGCACGCTTACAACTAGCCGAAGGTTTGCTTACGCAAATTAAGCAAATGTCTCGTGAAGAACAAACAAAAGTGATGCGGGATTTGGCCAGCCGTGCTGATACTCCTATTAGTCGTTCCTATGGATTCTTTAGTGTCAATACCAAACTAGCTTTCTGGTACGAGTTAGGAGAATTGATGAAACAGGGAATCATCACTCCCATCCCAGTTGGTTATCAAATGTCTCCTGGTGTAAAAGTAGTATTAGAAGCCACACAGAAACTTGACCAAGGTCAGCAAATTACTGTATTACGGAATACAGTAGTAGATATGGGATTTGATACTTCTGAACTTGGCCCAAGTAGTTACCCAAAGGCAGATAAGGCAGATACAGAACCTGCGTTCCAACGGACGACTCCAGTTATTTCCTCAGTTAAAATTGACGGTATTACAGAACCAGCTGTGTTGGGCTACATTGAAGCTATGAATGCAGATAACTTTGATGCTGCTATTGCACTATTCACAAACGAAGGTGCGCTACAACCACCATTCCAGAAGCCAATTGTAGGCCAAAAAGCGATCGCTAAATATATGCGTGAAGAAGCCCAAGGACTTAATATGATGCCACAAAAAGGTATTTGTGAAGTTCAACCAGATGGTTCTAAACAACTGAAAATCACGGGTGTAGTACAAACTCCTTGGTTTGGTGTTACCGTCGGTATGAATATATCTTGGCGGTTTTTAATCAATCCCGAAGGAAAAATCTTCTTCCTTGCGATTGATATGCTTGCATCTCCTCAAGAACTGATGAACCTACGTCAAGTTTAA
- a CDS encoding peptidase, which produces MGKNTQKLISKTGNKGFWQPLLAVLFLAIITGLLVVFTNFPVNTIFREEENNFQLLTSRPILQKPHPLPATLEKWQDKTNSGDYFDQIQSTKVGYLIWSNFPVKVKIETPTGVSEKQAQLWVNSVVQAVQEWNVYLPLQIVEEAEIADIKIFRKAPPLQVEPNSKIPRARSALTVYDLYTKNNILSHHFTILLSPSQTGDYVLSAARHELGHALGIWGHSQLQTDALYFSQVRHPPLISVRDVNTLKKVYEHSTSLGWSVLEKD; this is translated from the coding sequence ATGGGTAAAAACACTCAAAAGCTGATATCCAAAACTGGAAATAAAGGATTTTGGCAACCCTTACTAGCAGTTCTGTTTTTAGCAATAATTACAGGACTGTTAGTTGTTTTTACTAACTTTCCAGTCAATACTATTTTCAGAGAAGAGGAAAACAACTTCCAATTATTGACTTCTAGACCTATTCTCCAAAAACCCCATCCTTTACCAGCTACTTTAGAAAAGTGGCAAGATAAAACCAATAGCGGTGACTATTTTGATCAAATTCAATCTACTAAAGTTGGTTATTTAATTTGGTCAAATTTTCCAGTAAAGGTGAAGATAGAAACACCAACAGGAGTAAGTGAAAAACAGGCACAACTATGGGTTAATAGTGTTGTACAAGCTGTTCAAGAGTGGAATGTTTATTTACCTTTGCAGATTGTTGAAGAAGCTGAAATTGCAGATATTAAAATTTTCCGAAAAGCGCCACCTTTACAAGTTGAACCTAATAGTAAAATCCCCCGTGCGCGTTCGGCTTTAACTGTTTATGATTTATATACTAAAAATAATATTTTATCTCACCATTTCACAATTCTGTTGAGTCCTAGTCAAACTGGTGATTATGTGCTTTCAGCAGCACGTCATGAACTCGGACACGCTTTAGGAATTTGGGGTCATAGTCAGTTACAAACTGATGCGCTTTATTTTTCTCAAGTTCGCCACCCACCACTTATTTCTGTGCGAGATGTAAATACTTTAAAAAAGGTTTATGAACACTCTACAAGTTTAGGGTGGTCTGTTTTGGAGAAGGATTGA
- the secG gene encoding preprotein translocase subunit SecG encodes MTLTKIVQGIWAFSALGLIILVLLHSPKGDGIGAIGGQAQLFSSTKSAENTLNRVTWALVVIFLGLTVVLSANWLPK; translated from the coding sequence ATGACACTTACTAAGATCGTGCAAGGTATTTGGGCATTTTCCGCTTTAGGTTTGATTATTCTTGTATTACTACATAGTCCTAAAGGTGATGGTATTGGTGCGATTGGTGGACAAGCACAATTATTCAGCAGCACCAAGAGTGCAGAAAATACTTTAAATCGGGTTACTTGGGCATTAGTAGTAATTTTCCTCGGTTTAACTGTGGTTTTAAGTGCTAATTGGTTGCCTAAGTAA
- the gpmI gene encoding 2,3-bisphosphoglycerate-independent phosphoglycerate mutase has protein sequence MTKAPVAPVVLVILDGWGYCEDKRGNAIAAAKTPIMDSLWAAYPHTLISTSGKAVGLPEGQMGNSEVGHLNIGAGRVVPQELVRISDAVGDGSLASNPALVKICQEVRSRNGKLHLVGLCSEGGVHSHLTHLFGLLDLAKKEQLSQVLIHAITDGRDTPPTDGIKAIQQLQDYIDCTGIGQIATVSGRYYAMDRDHRWDRVQRAYDVMTQDGAGNGLTAVEVLQASYDEGITDEFVLPVRLTPGAVEPGDGVIFFNFRPDRARQLTEAFVSYKFDGFERQQIQLLSFVTFTQYDPELPVFVAFAPQNLSNILGEVIADRGLKQFRTAETEKYAHVTYFFNGGLEEPCDGEDRELVSSPMVATYDQEPTMSAKAVTDVAITAITKGIYSLVVINYANPDMVGHTGLVEATLTAIETVDSCLARLIDCIGKVGGTAIITADHGNAEYMLDDEGNPWTAHTTNPVPLILVEGEKVKIPGYGTNVELRNDGKLADIAPTILDILQLPQPLEMTGRSLLKVAEYELKPTRTPVQLGL, from the coding sequence ATGACCAAAGCACCTGTTGCTCCTGTGGTGCTAGTCATTTTAGATGGGTGGGGCTACTGTGAGGACAAGCGAGGAAACGCGATCGCTGCTGCTAAAACTCCAATTATGGATAGTTTATGGGCAGCTTATCCCCACACCCTCATTAGCACATCAGGAAAAGCCGTAGGGTTGCCAGAAGGTCAAATGGGCAACTCGGAAGTTGGTCATTTGAATATTGGCGCTGGGCGTGTGGTTCCCCAAGAACTGGTACGCATCTCTGATGCGGTTGGAGACGGTTCTCTAGCCTCTAACCCGGCACTTGTCAAAATTTGCCAGGAAGTTCGCTCTCGCAATGGCAAGTTGCATCTAGTAGGGCTTTGTTCTGAGGGAGGGGTACATTCGCATCTTACCCATCTGTTTGGACTACTTGACTTAGCCAAGAAAGAGCAACTGTCACAAGTGTTGATTCACGCCATTACTGATGGACGTGATACACCGCCAACGGACGGTATAAAAGCAATTCAACAACTGCAAGACTACATAGATTGTACCGGAATCGGGCAAATAGCTACAGTCAGCGGGCGCTATTATGCAATGGATCGTGATCACCGTTGGGATCGAGTCCAACGTGCTTACGATGTCATGACACAAGATGGCGCTGGTAATGGACTGACGGCTGTAGAAGTGTTGCAAGCATCTTACGATGAAGGTATCACTGACGAGTTTGTTCTCCCTGTCCGCCTGACTCCTGGCGCAGTGGAACCCGGTGATGGGGTAATATTTTTCAATTTCCGCCCCGATCGTGCCAGACAATTAACTGAAGCTTTTGTTAGTTATAAGTTTGACGGTTTTGAAAGACAGCAAATTCAGCTGCTGTCCTTTGTAACTTTTACCCAATATGATCCGGAATTACCGGTTTTTGTGGCTTTCGCACCTCAAAATCTCAGCAATATTCTGGGTGAAGTTATTGCTGATCGAGGTTTAAAACAGTTTCGGACTGCGGAAACGGAAAAATATGCTCACGTCACCTATTTCTTTAATGGGGGACTAGAAGAACCTTGTGATGGAGAAGACCGGGAACTAGTCAGTAGTCCAATGGTGGCTACTTATGACCAAGAACCAACAATGTCAGCAAAAGCGGTGACTGATGTGGCGATCACAGCGATTACAAAGGGGATCTACTCTCTGGTGGTAATTAACTATGCTAACCCTGATATGGTGGGGCATACGGGACTAGTAGAAGCTACACTCACAGCAATTGAAACAGTGGATAGCTGTTTGGCTCGTCTCATCGACTGTATTGGCAAAGTTGGGGGTACGGCAATTATTACTGCTGACCACGGGAACGCTGAGTATATGCTAGATGACGAAGGTAATCCTTGGACGGCTCACACCACTAACCCTGTTCCTTTAATCTTGGTAGAAGGCGAAAAAGTCAAAATACCTGGATATGGAACAAATGTGGAATTGAGAAATGATGGCAAGTTAGCCGACATTGCTCCAACTATTCTGGATATTTTACAGCTACCCCAGCCACTGGAAATGACTGGGCGCTCGCTCCTTAAAGTAGCAGAATATGAGTTGAAACCTACTCGCACTCCTGTACAACTAGGTTTGTAA